One Drosophila teissieri strain GT53w chromosome X, Prin_Dtei_1.1, whole genome shotgun sequence genomic window, AAATCTACCTTCATGCATTTGTGCGTAcggggaaaagtgaaaatctAAACATCAACAGCTTACGAGAGATTTCGAAAGCCATTGAAATTCAAAAGATTAGCCCAAATTCCTTTATCGTGATTCATTATCGTAATAACAGTGAATCCATTATGAATATGGAATTTCTTGCTGAGCAAAATAATCCTTATCAAGGAATTGGTGCGATTACTGTTCGATTACAAGCGATATTTTCGATAATGCGGCACACAGGTGTTTTAGCGTATCTTTGAATCAGTGTCGTGCTTATGGTTCTGCATTATCGGCGCTTTGTAATTGGATCTCATTAACGCTACACCCTCTCACAGTTAATAGCCATTCTTATGGGATTTATCGTGTTTGACATTGTTATCGCGCTTTCGTTATCGCTATCGTAAATCTTGTATAAATAGAGTGTCCgacattgtttaaatttaacctGCTTGTTTGAGCTGCACTGCTgctctgtttgtttgctgaCCGAAGGGGGGTTGCTACTGTCGGTTGCCACAGGCGGTAGTTagcaccccccaccccctttttAAGACCCCCCTTCAGCCCTGCCCCTGGCTGGGCATGTTCGCAAATTAGTTAAACATTCCATTTTTGCGCATTTGTCTCTCCAGGCCGGCTtagcacatacatataccataCGTATTTTTACCTGTGCTCTAGCTCTTCGCTCACCTGTTCTCcactcgctctctctcgctcgctccccCTTGCATTTCTTCTGAGTAGAGACCCCCCCTGCCGTATATTCCACTGGCGCTGCCGACGCCTCTGCtccgctgctgcttctgcctACGTCGACGTCTTCTGGCGGCGCTGGTTTGTTATGATTTTCAGTTGGCgttttagttgtttttctACGCGTTCTGCGATCGGCCgcaattttttgttgatttttttccacCAAtcttaactattttttttctgcgggCCAAGTGCGTGACAACGAACGAACCGATAACCGATTAGATAAGGCCATATGCATACGTATGTCTACGACGAAAATTCCACCGTAAATGGATGCATTTCCCCAGGTGGAAGTGAATTCTTTTGTTTCGAAGTGCCGAGGTTTTAAAGGAACTGGCTTCGCCTTTTTTTGTGGcgtcaatttgtttgtttgtttggttctttttttcacgtgtgcgtgtgctgatgtgtgtgtgtgttgtgtgcaATGGGAGCCATGCAAATAAGGCGCGGCTCGCACAAAAACCGCCCATAGCTGGCGAAAATTCTGGGACCAAAAAGCACGTACCAGCCGGCCGCCACACGAACAACCATTTGCAAGTACCCCAAACGGCAGGCCAACAACACAGCATTCGACAGCATTTTATGGGCAGGCGGCAGCGGAAAAAACAGCTAAAACAGGCGTGGCAGTTGCAACCATAACGGAAAGTTGCTCGCGTAACCGCAAAAAgcgagaaaacaaaaaaaaaaccaaaaaaaaaacacacacagaaacggaaaatatgtgaaataaatgaaatatccCGAAAAAAGTGGCAGACCTTATTGAAAAAAAGCTGGCTGCATAACGCAAACATGAACTGGTTACGAGCATAAAGAAGCTTTCAAACTGCCAGGCCAACAAGGCAAAGGATTTAACGTGCCAGTGTGCCCAGCATAAAAACTGGGCCAGCAATGTTACCAATTCAGATAGATACGCAACCTGCACCACAATGCACACATTCGCTGCAAAGGACATTCACACGAAGTGTGCCCAGAGCCTTGAGAACAGTGTTACCATGCCGCACTGCGATGATCGTCGCTGACTCATAAGCATTGCATTTTGCTAATATAATATGGAGTGTATGGAAGAAAGCATATAATTAAACAGCAAATTACTTTCATATGAAACCAGCAATGTGAAAGATGCGCATTACACATATGAATATGCAtaatatatatcatttatCTTTGTCATACTCCCACCAAGTGATTGCCCGTTCTGGACTTTGCTCTGACTCACGATCGAAGGCAACGGCAGAAAATACCTACGGCAGGCAGctgaaaaattttaatataaatgataAACAGTTGAGGCGAactgttttacttttttctccacttatttgtttttaattttttctttttttttttgctgttacCTTAaaggtgtgtgagtgtgagtgtgcgagtgctTCTTATTGTTATTGATGTGCCAAGCGTAAATGCAGcgtcaacagcagcagtgcgGCTCATTCCAGAGTTCAGGCACGTTGAATGCCGAATGccgaatgctgaatgctgagcgacggcagcaacaataaagtgaaaaaaataacaataacaataacaaaaacaataacaaaaagcccataaataaacaaataaacaaatgtgtaAACGTAAATAGTTGTAAATTACACGAGCTGAAAGGAAAGCTGttgctttggctgcttttgctgctgtgcTGGCGGTGCGTGTCTGGGCCAGAACTATTTCGACCATCTCAACTTTcgctttttatggcttttaatccactgcagcagcagaagcagcagaagcagcataagcagcagcagcagcatcagcagcagtaacagcagcaacagcagcaattcGAGTTGAAATGCGCATtaagttgcatttcatttggaaCACACAACTCACAATTCCccatgcaaatttatgcactgcccaggtgtgggcgtggccatttgcatagttgctgctgcagcatctGGTGACAGTTTCCATTTTGGTTACCGTTTCGGTTTTGCTTTCGGTTTCGCTAGGAGAGATTGCCAGACAAAGATCGATGAAAGTGCAGCTCGAAAATGGTCGTGTCCACTTTGCACATAACGCTGGAGAACAACGGCAATGTTGCTGCCGGGCAgcctgcagttgttgctgctgctgctgctgctgctgctaatgTCGTTGGGGCGGCAACAACGCCCACCAAGTTTGCTGTGCTGTCGGCGCAGCaggtgcagctgcagcagcaacaactgcagcagcagcacaacgAGAAGGAGAACCATAtgaacaataacaacaacagcgactaTGGTGATATGAATGGCAATGGAGTTGGAACGGGAAACGCTGGCCATGGTGGTGGCTTGGGTGGACCGGGTTCTCTGTCGCCCCAATCCCCCGACCAATATGTCGGCTCACCTGTATCATCCGctaccactgccactgccacgccccagCGCACCGCCTCCGCCCTGCGTCGCGGCATTCAAATTCAGCGATCCTCGACGCGCTTGCGACAACAACAGGCAAGTCAATAGGTTACCTGCGTCATGGGAGGtacatagtacatacatacatatctccACAAAAGCGCATACTGTACTCCTCATTAAATGCTTTTCAAGCAACTGCACTCATAAATACAAAAGTGTGGCCAGAGCCACAATGGAGGTGTGACCAAAGTGACATTTAAGGCTGGCTAAACTTATACTCGTCGGAAACTAAAGCGTACCATAAACTTAGGGAAAGTTTTACCTTAAGTACGTTTACGTTTTAAACCTCGAACTTTGCATATACCTGAATTTGATCAGATCTCACTGTAGCCCCGTGTATGCACCGTTGCCAGCGGCAACTGGCTTTATCTGCATAAATGCTAACGAAAGcacggcggcagcaacaacaaccagttGACAACTTGGCTAACTGGCTGCCGAGCCataaaaattagaaataaaacgtaaaaggcaaaaacaatttaccTAAGCGATAGCTGAACTCTTGCGTTGTGTATGGAATTGCCACATACCCTTAGTTCCCACACAATGATAGGACGCAATGAGTATTGAGCATACCCCACGCCAGCCAGGGTATCGgcagtaatatatttttaatttccccgGTACgcgtatttttcaatatttgttatttatttatgccggCATTTGttggcaatggcgatggcgatggcgattgtgatggtgatggtgatgatgatgtcaTGGCGTCGCCGTCGCCAATTGATATTGTCTTTGAAGTATGccttcttttattattttccacctttttgttttgtttccaTAATATTTTACAATGGCTCaaggtgttgctgctggtgtaaGATGATTGATGGTCTCACCACaggcaacatttttatttataggaTTTTTGCGAGCTACGCGTGGGAGTTGGCTCTGGGGTTTTAATTGCTTAGGCTGAAACTCAAATCCCTGAGCTGCAGCTGAACTTTCAGTGAATAGGAAAATGCACAGTATTGATTACACAAAGCAGTTTTCGTAGAATTACTTATCACAAGTACCAGAGCTCTCAAATTGCAGCACAAATAGGATTTTAGCTGGAATTTTCACCAAATACGCAGGCTTCAATGTCCTAAAGCAATCACAACAAAGAATGTTGTTCATTTCCTAAAGAATAGAAGCATACAATTGGTCAAAAAAGTTACAATAAAAGATGCATTTTCCTAAgttcatttacatttcatataAGTTACAAATTGCACAGTTTTGGAAGCGCTACAACTAGTGGCTGTCAAACCGTACTACTCCTacttttttccccattttctgCGATGCTGTGACTTTGagcgatttttgttttggttcggtttctgtttcgcCTTTTTCTCTTTTGCCCAACTGCTGTCATCGTTTTTCATTCAGGTTTCAATGTTAAACTGAGTTTTGGTTCACATGGCGGTATTTCTcagccattccattccattcgaaGCTCTTTGGACCTCCCAACCTCCCCTTGAAGAACTCGTGAATTTTGTGCTGATTCTCCTCCGTTCGGATTATGCAAGTTCAGCTGAATTCATTTTTTAGTGGCTTTGCATTGTTATTTTCCTCTTCTGTTCTGTTGCCTCTTCCGCCTTTTGGAATGCCGAGCGCCTTTCTGTTGTTATTCAATTaggttttttttccccccctTCTTTCTATCATGTGGCCGTTCTGCTTTTTTGTGCtaaatatatgcatgtattttTGGTGGTAGTGGGAACTTTTGCGCTTCATTGTTGTCATCGATCTGAATTTATTCTCTTTGTTGGTCACGAAATCGGGAATCAATCACGTTTTCATAATTGTTGGCCCTGACAGTTTGGCAGCCACTGTGCTGGCTGACCATGCCCCCCTGCCATTAGATTTCCCATTTttcacgcccacgcccacttccaAGACCGCCCCATTCCAAGACCGCCCCATTCCAATGAATGGCGAGCACTTAAGGGGCTTCCGCAACAATTGCAACAGTTACCGCCACCTCAGCTCCGCTTCTGTCCCCAGTTACCTTTGTCAACCCTTTACGCTCATTAACTCATCGCCAAGGCCCTCGACGGGATTTGCTTGGGTTTGCACAGTGGGCACCGTGGGCACGGTGGTCCACCCACCAGAACAGCCACCTGAGCTGGTCCGTTTCGGGGCTGCATTTGCCTCATTGATACCCTGCAAGTGGGTAGGGTATATACGCTGCAGTACTCTGTATATAAATCGAAGTCAATTAAGAATCTGTATTTTTAATGCCTCCCAAATTAGTTTGGAGActtttgcatataaattggCTGATAAAATGCTTGCGTGCCAAGATTAACGATGTCTTTGAAATTTAAAGGGGAGTCCAAAagaatgtatttaaaatgcaaactaTTTACTAACATATTGGCACACATTCGAATGAAGTCACGTGATGTCTTGGAATACAGGGTGTCCGCCAAACTGAAAGCCCGTTCTTGTTTGTCTTCCTGGTGGAACTCAGGTGCCTCTGCTCGGGCGCCACTAATTAAATTAGCGATTGTGGTAAATGCGGATTAAGTGCGCCACTCAAGAGTCAACGCCCAGAGTTGCCGTCCCCAGTTGCGCACTCCAGCATTCCTGCTCTCCCACTTCCTTCCCTCCTTCCTCAAAATCCCAAAATGCACCCGCAATTGAAGGCATTCGGTAAATAACCATTCAATTTGATTCCGTCAACAGGAGCAACTGCGCCGACGacgcgaggaggaggagcgcaTAGCGCAGCAAAATGAATTCCTGCGGAACAGTCTTCGTGGCTCCCGGAAGCTGAAGGCGCTCCAGGATACGGCCACGCCCGGAAAAGCGattgcccagcagcagcagcaggcaacgCCGGCCACCCAGGTGGTTGGCGTGGAGAATGAGGCATATCTGCCCGACGAGGACCAGCCGCAGGCGGAACAGATTGATGGTGAGTACTCGACCCATCCTTTGCTGAATCTCCCCGCATCCTCTAATACTCTTCAATCCTCTTCAGGCTACGGCGAGCTGATAGCGGCCCTCACCCGCCTGCAAAACCAGCTGAGCAAGAGCGGATTGAGCACGCTGGCGGGTCGCGTTTCCGCTGCTCACAGTGTCCTGGCCAGCGCCAGTGTGGCCCATGTCCTGGCCGCTCGCACCGCTGTGCTCCAGCGACGGCGTTCCCGCGTCTCCGGGCCACTGCATCACAATGCCCTGGGATTGCAGAAGGACATTGTGGAGCTGCTAACGCAATCGAATACAGCGGCGGCCATCGAGCTGGGCAACCTGCTGACCAGCCATGAAATGGAGGGTCTCCTCCTGGCCCACGATCGCATTGCCAATCACACGGATGGCACGCCCTcgcccacacccacgcccactccggcCATTGGAGCGGCGACGGGATCCACAATCAGCAGTCCGGTGGCTGGACCCAAGAGAAACCTAGGCATGGTGGTGCCGCCGCCCGTGGTGCCACCGCCACTGGCGCAACGTGGAGCAATGCCGCTGCCGCGCGGGGAGTCGCCACCACCGGTTCCCATGCCACCACTGGCCACAATACCCATGTCCATGCCCGTCAATCTGCCAATGAGTGCGTGCTTTGGCACGCTAAACGACCAGAACGACAACATCCGGATCATCCAAATCGAGAAGTCCACGGAGCCGCTGGGCGCCACGGTGCGCAACGAGGGTGAGGCGGTGGTCATCGGCCGGATTGTGCGTGGTGGTGCGGCGGAGAAGTCGGGACTGCTGCACGAGGGCGACGAGATCCTGGAGGTCAACGGTCAGGAGTTGCGCGGCAAGACGGTGAACGAGGTGTGCGCCCTATTGGGCGCCATGCAGGGCACCCTGACCTTCCTGATCGTCCCAGCGGGCAGTCCACCGTCCGGCGGCGTGATGGGCGGCACTACGGGCAGCCAACTGGCCGGATTGGGTGTTGCACACCGCGACACCGCCGTGTTGCACGTGCGGGCGCACTTCGACTACGATCCGGAGGACGATCTGTATATACCCTGTCGGGAGCTGGGCATCAGCTTCCAGAAGGGCGATGTGCTGCACGTGATCAGCCGCGAGGATCCCAACTGGTGGCAGGCGTATCGCGAGGGCGAGGAGGACCAGACGCTGGCCGGTCTTATTCCTAGTCAGTCGTTCCAGCATCAGCGCGAGACCATGAAGCTGGCCATTGCGGAGGAGGCGGGACTGGCGCGATCCCGCGGCAAGGACGGATCGGGCAGCAAAGGAGCCACGCTCCTATGTGCGCGCAAGGGtcgcaaaaagaagaagaaggccaGCTCCGAGGCGGGGTAAGCATATTTATTCTTCTCGAGTGGAATTTTACATTAAGACacttcattttttaattgcagatATCCCTTGTACGCCACCACGGCGCCGGATGAAACAGATCCGGAGGAGATACTCACCTACGAGGAGGTGGCTTTGTACTATCCCCGCGCTACCCACAAGCGGCCCATCGTCCTCATCGGCCCGCCCAACATTGGAAGACATGAGTTGCGCCAACGCCTGATGGCCGACTCGGAGCGTTTCTCCGCCGCAGTGCCACGTAAGTGCAGACCCCGATCCTGTTCATCCTCAAATTCGAGAAGCAAGTTGCTATTACTTTAAGAGCGTTGTAAACGGAGCAGGACTGCTGCATCGTCTACAGCCAGCTTTCAATGGGCCGTCTTTAATGTCTGTCTCTCTTCCGCCGGGCAGTCTTCTATTTGCTGGAGGAGCGGCTCAAGCCGGCCAAGATCAAGGCTCAGGTCAAGGGTAAAGGGCTGCGCTTCAGAGCCACCGAATCCCAGAGCCATTGCTAGACATAGGTCACCTAACCGCCACACCCCACACAACGTACACCAAACCCATACCTTGAAATGTACTTTTTAAATACTCTTAGTAATCCTTGTGCTTTGCCATCTTCCGCAGACACATCACGAGCCCGCAGGGAGGGCGAAGTGCCCGGAGTGGACTACCACTTCATCACGCGACAAGCCTTCGAGGCGGATATTTTGGCGCGCCGCTTTGTGGAGCACGGTGAATACGAGAAGGCCTACTACGGTGAGTTAAATTGCACATAATGGCGATTGACTGTTGGCTAATGTGTTTCTCTTATCCCCCACAGGCACATCACTGGAGGCCATACGCACGGTGGTGGCCAGCGGCAAGATCTGTGTGCTCAACCTGCATCCGCAGAGCCTCAAGCTGCTGCGCGCCTCTGACCTCAAGCCGTACGTGGTGCTGGTGGCGCCGCCCAGCTTGGACAAGCTGCGCCAAAAGAAGCTGCGCAACGGCGAACCCTTCAAGGTGCGTTATAGAGAACTTCAACTGCAACCAAAACATAACCTAACATCCTATCTGTTGTATTTAACCAGGAGGAAGAGCTCAAAGACATCATTGCCACGGCCAGGGATATGGAGGCCCGCTGGGGTCACCTATTCGACATGATCATCATCAACAACGACACGGAGCGCGCCTACCACCAACTGCTGGCCGAGATCAACTCGCTGGAGCGCGAGCCCCAATGGGTGCCCGCCCAGTGGGTGCACAACAATCGCGACGAGTCATAATGGGGTCTTCAGCACCCCCTCCCACTGCACTACCACCTTCCCTAGGATCCACCACCCACGAAATGAATACCAATCCCCAAAACTCtttgtaaatacaattttcaattgaGCCATGAAGCGGAGAGCAGGATCGATTCCAGTCCAGTAGTTCGGTTTGCCTGCCGATGCGATAAATCCCTACCCCTccaatattatatataaatatatatatttatactatTCGTTGCATATGTGCATTTTAGTCTTAGAGAGAAAGAGTTTTTATTGTGTGTATTCCCTGTTTTAAAAGCATTCCAACCTCTTTATGTATGTTCACAAAATTTGTTGTTCGATGAACCGATTTCGGGAATGCCACAGAGGACTGGTAACTGAAATCAGTGATTTTGGAATCCAATTGCTTCTTGTGGCAtttccgcttttttttttaccactACCACTAACTTATATATTGTAAaagtatgttttttttttgtatttaaattaagctTGGACACTTCCTTAATTTCAAagggcaaattgaaattgtaaaataaCGAATCAGCAAAGGAAGGCCAGAATCGATATGATAGTACCCTAGTACCCaataaaatgtgtaataaTACCCATAAGCGACTCCGAATGTTAACAGAGCCAGAACAATCCGTAGGCAGCTGTGCGAGGGGAGATCGATCCGACGGATGTAGATTCatattcagattcagattcaaaTTCAGCTGCAGAAGCAgaatcagaaaatgacagagATACCGAATCAGAAGCAGATActgatacagatacagatgcaagTGTTGCAATTACGTAAtctatttactttataaaatatatactatacggatatacatacacataaattataaatcgaAGCGTACTTaatacaattaatttttaacaaaacgAATGCAAGAgcaaagtgaaaaataaaataaaaaaccgtTCATAAGagagaaacaacaaaatcagtaAGTCAttgccaaaaaacacaaaaaaaaaaagaattaaataaatgggaGTTAGATGAGGAGAGTTAGGAGAATCACTTAGAAAAACCACTCCACGAGCGAAattgttaaaaacaaaaacggaaacggaaaaacaaaatatttagccAACTTTAAGCACTGTAAGATAATGGAAAACCCAATAAACGAATGCAAACAGTAAGCCGGCAAGAAAATGAATTAGGCTAAGGTatccgaaacagaaacagaaacaaaaacaaaagcgataaacaaaaaccgaaaaacaaagTAATTCCCAAGTAAATGTtgttgtaattaattatttaaaccaATTCGTCTAGTGAACAGGGAGGGCGGCAGATCCAGTTGGTTTCAACTCCAACCACAACTAACTAACTAGATATACCGTGCATATAGAGATCTATACAAATTCCATTGAGCGAGCGCAGCTGAAACGAgaaaccagaaaccagaattttatattaaaagaaatgtGGGTCAAGTAAAATAGCAAACTATGTTACGCAATGTTAAACACTTGAAAGATTCTAAAAGCGAATGAT contains:
- the LOC122625074 gene encoding uncharacterized protein LOC122625074 isoform X5, whose protein sequence is MQANSSRSNLSAQSSGTPSASTISSSQGKQQVVELSGYVIILVENVEGKIKLYGSPPDRDNLEVGDEILEVNGLTLENISRTEVIRHIHDCIKSCTICLRVRKKNDSRLAWDIGNSVQDAFVIAVEEHARERLQRLAALNRVTPVDITQLSKKLLEDVIVHQASDVHSYSSSASAAIASSSSSRTQQHHQLLSAAYELQQQQQQQQQQLQLQQQQQQQNSPTSSISIGRTELLLGDQSLRQDPRGNRRRSGSSIVVLDGDDLKPCLPDDYISGQHHLNHQQQLQLQQQLQQQHPLQQQHYRTHSGDIREIDQEMLTMLSVNQDNGPHREMAVDCPDTFIARNKTPPRYPPPRPPQLNGNAKPVPPPRDHLRVEKDGRLVNCSPAPQLPDRRAPGNASSGSSGGAATHPLQQQQQIAQIVEPTLEQLDSIKKYQEQLRRRREEEERIAQQNEFLRNSLRGSRKLKALQDTATPGKAIAQQQQQATPATQVVGVENEAYLPDEDQPQAEQIDGYGELIAALTRLQNQLSKSGLSTLAGRVSAAHSVLASASVAHVLAARTAVLQRRRSRVSGPLHHNALGLQKDIVELLTQSNTAAAIELGNLLTSHEMEGLLLAHDRIANHTDGTPSPTPTPTPAIGAATGSTISSPVAGPKRNLGMVVPPPVVPPPLAQRGAMPLPRGESPPPVPMPPLATIPMSMPVNLPMSACFGTLNDQNDNIRIIQIEKSTEPLGATVRNEGEAVVIGRIVRGGAAEKSGLLHEGDEILEVNGQELRGKTVNEVCALLGAMQGTLTFLIVPAGSPPSGGVMGGTTGSQLAGLGVAHRDTAVLHVRAHFDYDPEDDLYIPCRELGISFQKGDVLHVISREDPNWWQAYREGEEDQTLAGLIPSQSFQHQRETMKLAIAEEAGLARSRGKDGSGSKGATLLCARKGRKKKKKASSEAGYPLYATTAPDETDPEEILTYEEVALYYPRATHKRPIVLIGPPNIGRHELRQRLMADSERFSAAVPHTSRARREGEVPGVDYHFITRQAFEADILARRFVEHGEYEKAYYGTSLEAIRTVVASGKICVLNLHPQSLKLLRASDLKPYVVLVAPPSLDKLRQKKLRNGEPFKEEELKDIIATARDMEARWGHLFDMIIINNDTERAYHQLLAEINSLEREPQWVPAQWVHNNRDES
- the LOC122625074 gene encoding uncharacterized protein LOC122625074 isoform X4, which translates into the protein MRILKQWNRRRSGSSIVVLDGDDLKPCLPDDYISGQHHLNHQQQLQLQQQLQQQHPLQQQHYRTHSGDIREIDQEMLTMLSVNQDNGPHREMAVDCPDTFIARNKTPPRYPPPRPPQKQHQVTTAVAVATQVAQQQTPSHKLQATLSSDPNGNSNSNTVGSSSSNNSSITDDFLCVVDGLYQGRKDSASPSSSAFDEVMSKHTLDSFGSIAYRHLHQQHQATSNGNSGNSGNSSNTSNTNSNTHSNGNSNSNSNGNTSNNTAVSTNKTATVTKTGVSSSNSNSNSLNSSNSSMHTSSSSSGHSSNIASATSSSSSSTGTSSSTVPDDLSLAPPGYEVSQQQQQQQHQHQQKQQHSVASPVTMLLPPMAKHRELPVDVPDSFIEMVKTTPRYPPPAHLSSRGSLLSNGSASTAHTTLSSMGVSPSPVTATAAAATAATTSACATTAVAVAAAAVSGVADGDARRAVDELNGNAKPVPPPRDHLRVEKDGRLVNCSPAPQLPDRRAPGNASSGSSGGAATHPLQQQQQIAQIVEPTLEQLDSIKKYQEQLRRRREEEERIAQQNEFLRNSLRGSRKLKALQDTATPGKAIAQQQQQATPATQVVGVENEAYLPDEDQPQAEQIDGYGELIAALTRLQNQLSKSGLSTLAGRVSAAHSVLASASVAHVLAARTAVLQRRRSRVSGPLHHNALGLQKDIVELLTQSNTAAAIELGNLLTSHEMEGLLLAHDRIANHTDGTPSPTPTPTPAIGAATGSTISSPVAGPKRNLGMVVPPPVVPPPLAQRGAMPLPRGESPPPVPMPPLATIPMSMPVNLPMSACFGTLNDQNDNIRIIQIEKSTEPLGATVRNEGEAVVIGRIVRGGAAEKSGLLHEGDEILEVNGQELRGKTVNEVCALLGAMQGTLTFLIVPAGSPPSGGVMGGTTGSQLAGLGVAHRDTAVLHVRAHFDYDPEDDLYIPCRELGISFQKGDVLHVISREDPNWWQAYREGEEDQTLAGLIPSQSFQHQRETMKLAIAEEAGLARSRGKDGSGSKGATLLCARKGRKKKKKASSEAGYPLYATTAPDETDPEEILTYEEVALYYPRATHKRPIVLIGPPNIGRHELRQRLMADSERFSAAVPHTSRARREGEVPGVDYHFITRQAFEADILARRFVEHGEYEKAYYGTSLEAIRTVVASGKICVLNLHPQSLKLLRASDLKPYVVLVAPPSLDKLRQKKLRNGEPFKEEELKDIIATARDMEARWGHLFDMIIINNDTERAYHQLLAEINSLEREPQWVPAQWVHNNRDES
- the LOC122625074 gene encoding disks large homolog 1 isoform X6 — encoded protein: MRILKQWNRRRSGSSIVVLDGDDLKPCLPDDYISGQHHLNHQQQLQLQQQLQQQHPLQQQHYRTHSGDIREIDQEMLTMLSVNQDNGPHREMAVDCPDTFIARNKTPPRYPPPRPPQLNGNAKPVPPPRDHLRVEKDGRLVNCSPAPQLPDRRAPGNASSGSSGGAATHPLQQQQQIAQIVEPTLEQLDSIKKYQEQLRRRREEEERIAQQNEFLRNSLRGSRKLKALQDTATPGKAIAQQQQQATPATQVVGVENEAYLPDEDQPQAEQIDGYGELIAALTRLQNQLSKSGLSTLAGRVSAAHSVLASASVAHVLAARTAVLQRRRSRVSGPLHHNALGLQKDIVELLTQSNTAAAIELGNLLTSHEMEGLLLAHDRIANHTDGTPSPTPTPTPAIGAATGSTISSPVAGPKRNLGMVVPPPVVPPPLAQRGAMPLPRGESPPPVPMPPLATIPMSMPVNLPMSACFGTLNDQNDNIRIIQIEKSTEPLGATVRNEGEAVVIGRIVRGGAAEKSGLLHEGDEILEVNGQELRGKTVNEVCALLGAMQGTLTFLIVPAGSPPSGGVMGGTTGSQLAGLGVAHRDTAVLHVRAHFDYDPEDDLYIPCRELGISFQKGDVLHVISREDPNWWQAYREGEEDQTLAGLIPSQSFQHQRETMKLAIAEEAGLARSRGKDGSGSKGATLLCARKGRKKKKKASSEAGYPLYATTAPDETDPEEILTYEEVALYYPRATHKRPIVLIGPPNIGRHELRQRLMADSERFSAAVPHTSRARREGEVPGVDYHFITRQAFEADILARRFVEHGEYEKAYYGTSLEAIRTVVASGKICVLNLHPQSLKLLRASDLKPYVVLVAPPSLDKLRQKKLRNGEPFKEEELKDIIATARDMEARWGHLFDMIIINNDTERAYHQLLAEINSLEREPQWVPAQWVHNNRDES